TTTGGGAGTTGGACCTTGGCTAATATCAAATCAGCTAAGAAACGCGCCGTACAGTCTGAGAAGCGCCGCAAGCACAATGCAAGCCGTCGCTCCATGATGCGTACTTTCATCAAGAAAGTGTATGCGGCCATCGCCAGCGGCGATAAAGAATCTGCGCAGAAAGCATTTAATGACATGCAACCGATCGTGGATCGTCAGGCCAGCAAAGGTCTGATCCACAAAAACAAAGCTGCTCGTCATAAATCCAATCTGACTGCGCAGATCAACGCGATGCAATAATCACGTTTACGTGATTAATCGCTGAAGAAACCGGCTCAGGCCGGTTTTTTTGTGTCTGAAAAACGACGAAAATCGGTTCATTCTCGAAACAGCAAAGAGAAATCCTCGTTGCACACGCGCTGCACCGCCGGATGTTGGATCATCCGCTCTGCGAAGATGACGTAATATTCATCCTGAATGTTGTCGAGGCGGCCGAGTTCCATCATCTCGCCCTGCGCGGCCATCTCACGGGCATGCAGCGACGGCGCGACAAAAATCGCGTCATGGCCCATGCCGAAAGCGGTCATCAGCGCTGCGTCGTCAAACTCCCCCATGATCTCCACCGGCAGGCTCTGTTCGTTAAACCAGTTGAGCAATTTGCGGCCCAGCATGGTGCGACGAGCCGGGATCAACAGTTTTCGCTGCGACAAACAAGCGGGAAAAGGCAGGTTTGGCCCCGGCCGACGACAGTAAAAACTCACGCCGCACTCGCCGAGCTTACGGGAAAACAGCCCCGCCTGCTGGCCGGAGTCGACCGGACAATCCGACAGGATCATGTCCAGCTTATGCTGACTCAACTGCTCGATCAGCATCTCATGGGTAGACTCGAAACAGCGCAGGTGAATTGGCGTCTGTTCATTCACCACCGTTTCCAGCACCCGGCTCACCAGCCGTTTGGACAAGGCATCCGCAACGCCGACATCAAACAGCAGACTAGACTCCTTGCGATAATTGACGATATCCAGCATTTCCTGGCTCAGCGCAAACATCTTGTCCGCATAACGAAACACCAGTTGCCCCAGCTCGGTTGGCTCCAGGCCACGCCCTTTACGTTTGAACAACTTGCCCTGCAAACGTTCTTCCAGCGACTTGATCTGCCCGGTAATCGTCTGCGGCGTCAGGAACAACCGTTCGGCGGCGCCCGCCACCGAACCGGTCTTGCACACCTGCCAAAAATAATAGAGATGATTGAAGTTGATGTGCGACATGCCATCGTTCCCCTTGCTTCTCGTGCGCGCCTCAGCGTTGTGCGGCAGGCAATACCGAACGTAACGTCAGGTAGCCCAGCACCGCCGTCGTGAGCGACGTCAGCAAAATCGCCAGTTTGGCGTACAGGATGTCCTGCGCCGACACCTCGCCAAACGCCAGTAGCGTAATGAAGATAGACATGGTGAACCCGATGCCGCACAGCACCGACACCGCCATCACCTGACGGAAATCCACGCCGCTCGGCAATTTACCCAGCCCCAGTCGAATCACCAGCCAGCTAAACAGCGACACGCCAATCGGTTTACCCAGCAGTAATCCGCTGGCGATACCCAGCGTCAATGGCGACAGCAAATGCCCCACGGCGACGCCTTGCAACGAAATGCCGGCGTTGGCGAAGGCAAACAATGGGATCACCAGAAATGCGATCCAGCTTGCCAGGCCGTGTTCCAGCGCACTGGCGGGCGAAGGGTTACCTGCCGGAACACGCAGCGGAATAAAGAAACCGACGATCACCCCGGCCAGCGTGGCATGCACACCGGATTTCAAAATGCAGACCCATAACACTATCCCGACCAGTAGATAGGCAGAGGTTTTCATCACCTGCTGGTGATTCATGTACGCCAGCACAGCAATCGCCGCTAGTGCGCCCGACAGCGCCACCCAGTGCAATTGCTGAGTGTAGAACAGCGCGATAATTACGATCGCGCCCAGATCGTCAATGATCGCCAGCGCCAGCAGAAACACCTTCAGCCCTGCCGGCACTCGTTTGCCCAGCAGCACCAGAATGCCGACCGCAAAAGCGATATCCGTCGCGGTGGGGATCGCCCAGCCGGATCGGGTTTCCGCGTCAGCGGCGTTAAACAACAGGAAAAACAGCGCGGGAACCAGCATCCCGCCAAAGGCCGCCACCACCGGCAGTATCGCCTGTCGCCGGCTCGCCAACGCGCCGACCACCAGTTCGCGTTTGACTTCCAGACCGACCTGCAGGAAAAACAGCGCCATCAGGCCGTCATTGATCCACAACAGCAGCGGCTTGTTGATTTCCAGCGCGCCGATGCCCATCACCACCGGTATCTCCAGAAAGGACTGATACCACGGCAATGTGGCCGGAATGTTGGCGACCAGCAGCGCCAGCAAGGTCGCGGCAATTAAAATCATGCCGGCGGCGGCTTCCAGCCCGGTCAGATAGCGGAACAGCTTTATCACGTTTATTCTCCCTTGCAGCATCGGCCTTAAATATCGGCCTTAAACATCATCGGCGGGCATCACTGCCCAATAATGGATAGCAAGGTTAAGCCACACTACTCATCGTTAAAAGCAGTTTTAAACTGGATTAATACTCGAAAAAACCGAATCATCGAACGATAGCAACAAAAAAACCGGCCAGGATCAACCCGGCCGGTTTTTATCGTACGTCACTGCGGCACTCAGGATCAGCGCGTCAGGTCGTCAAAGAACTTCTTCACGCCGTCGAAGAAACTTTTGGAACGTGGGCTGTTGCTTTCGCCTGTCGGGCCACCGAAGCTTTCCTGCAGTTCCTGCAACAGCTGTTTTTGACGATCGCTCAGGTTGACCGGGGTTTCTACTACCACCCGGCACAGCAGGTCGCCCTGCATACCGCCGCGTACCGACTTCACGCCTTTGCCGCGCATGCGGAACAGCTTGCCGGTTTGCGTTTCCGCCGGCACTTTCAACATCACGCGGCCATCCAGCGTCGGCACTTCAATTTCACCGCCCAACGCCGCCATGGCGAAGTTGATCGGCACTTCACAGTAGAGGTTATTGTCTTCGCGCTGGAAGATCGGGTGCTCGCGTACCTGCACTTGTACGTACAGATCGCCAGCCGGGGCGCCAAATTCCCCTGCTTCCCCTTCACCCGCCAGGCGGATGCGATCGCCGGTGTCCACGCCGGCCGGGATCTTGACCGACAGCGTTTTGCTTTTCTCAACGCGCCCGTGACCATGACACTTCGTGCAAGGATCTTTGATGATCTTGCCGCGGCCATGACAGTGCGGACAGGTTTGCTGCACCGTGAAGAACCCCTGACGCATCTGCACCTGCCCGTTACCGTGACAGGTTGGACAGGTCACCGCGCTGCTGCCCGGTCTGGCGCCGCTGCCATGACAAACATCGCATTCCTGTAGTGTCGGGATACGGATCTCTTTGGTGACGCCGCGTACCGCTTCTTCCAGCGTCAGCTCCATGGTGTAGCGTAAATCAGAGCCGCGACTCGCACGCTGACGGCGACCGCCGCCAAAGATATCACCGAAAACGTCGCCGAAAATATCACCGAAATCAGCGCCGCCGAAACCACCTGCGCCACCGCCGCCCATACCGCCCTGCTCAAACGCGGCATGTCCATACT
The DNA window shown above is from Dickeya dadantii NCPPB 898 and carries:
- the nhaA gene encoding Na+/H+ antiporter NhaA, which gives rise to MIKLFRYLTGLEAAAGMILIAATLLALLVANIPATLPWYQSFLEIPVVMGIGALEINKPLLLWINDGLMALFFLQVGLEVKRELVVGALASRRQAILPVVAAFGGMLVPALFFLLFNAADAETRSGWAIPTATDIAFAVGILVLLGKRVPAGLKVFLLALAIIDDLGAIVIIALFYTQQLHWVALSGALAAIAVLAYMNHQQVMKTSAYLLVGIVLWVCILKSGVHATLAGVIVGFFIPLRVPAGNPSPASALEHGLASWIAFLVIPLFAFANAGISLQGVAVGHLLSPLTLGIASGLLLGKPIGVSLFSWLVIRLGLGKLPSGVDFRQVMAVSVLCGIGFTMSIFITLLAFGEVSAQDILYAKLAILLTSLTTAVLGYLTLRSVLPAAQR
- the nhaR gene encoding transcriptional activator NhaR; amino-acid sequence: MSHINFNHLYYFWQVCKTGSVAGAAERLFLTPQTITGQIKSLEERLQGKLFKRKGRGLEPTELGQLVFRYADKMFALSQEMLDIVNYRKESSLLFDVGVADALSKRLVSRVLETVVNEQTPIHLRCFESTHEMLIEQLSQHKLDMILSDCPVDSGQQAGLFSRKLGECGVSFYCRRPGPNLPFPACLSQRKLLIPARRTMLGRKLLNWFNEQSLPVEIMGEFDDAALMTAFGMGHDAIFVAPSLHAREMAAQGEMMELGRLDNIQDEYYVIFAERMIQHPAVQRVCNEDFSLLFRE
- the dnaJ gene encoding molecular chaperone DnaJ, which codes for MAKQDYYEILGVAKDADEREIKKAYKRLAMKYHPDRNPGDKDAEAKFKEVKEAYEILTDAQKRAAYDQYGHAAFEQGGMGGGGAGGFGGADFGDIFGDVFGDIFGGGRRQRASRGSDLRYTMELTLEEAVRGVTKEIRIPTLQECDVCHGSGARPGSSAVTCPTCHGNGQVQMRQGFFTVQQTCPHCHGRGKIIKDPCTKCHGHGRVEKSKTLSVKIPAGVDTGDRIRLAGEGEAGEFGAPAGDLYVQVQVREHPIFQREDNNLYCEVPINFAMAALGGEIEVPTLDGRVMLKVPAETQTGKLFRMRGKGVKSVRGGMQGDLLCRVVVETPVNLSDRQKQLLQELQESFGGPTGESNSPRSKSFFDGVKKFFDDLTR
- the rpsT gene encoding 30S ribosomal protein S20, whose product is MANIKSAKKRAVQSEKRRKHNASRRSMMRTFIKKVYAAIASGDKESAQKAFNDMQPIVDRQASKGLIHKNKAARHKSNLTAQINAMQ